The genomic region GCTTCAAGAAATAGCTATTTTTTGAAGTTTTGTATTGCTTATATTTGTCATGTGTCCTAAGAGTAGGCAGAGGAATAGGTTGTGTGCCTACTCTTAGGACATTCACAGCACAAAAAAAACTACTCTAAATCAATGTTTGCGACTGGCGGCGATTTTCCATTGTCTATTTGGTATGAATGCCGCTCTGGTTTTCCAAAGTTATCCGGTAGTTGCTCAAGATTCACCTCTAAGAGGTTGCATAAAGCCTTAGTTTGGGGGATAGTTAGCTTTGGCACGACTTTACCTCTTTCCCAGTTAGATATGGTATCTTCTGTGACTCCTAAAACATCTGCCAGCTCCTTTTGAGTTATCTGTTTGAGTGACCTTAGTACTACAAAAGATAGCGAAGGCGCTTTTGTCATGTCATTTTTTTTTGCAGGATTCTCTTGCTGCCCGCTCCAGTTCGTGAATGGTGCAGCCATAGGTACTGAGAAGTCATTCGGTAACTCGTCAAGAGTTGCTCCTAGCACTTTACATAAAGTTTTAGTCTGGGGGATGGTTAACTTTGGCACTGCTTTACCTCTTTCCCAGTTATGTATGGTTTGTTCCGTAACTCCTAAAACATCTGCAAGCTCCTTTTGAGTTATTTGTTTGAGTATCCTTAGTACTACAAGGGACGGCAGAGGCGGTCTTGTCATACCTATAATCAATTCCGGTTTGACCAGACTATGTTGCGGAATTTAAGGAGCTATATTATTATTGCTATAGTTCTCCTTCCTACATACTCATCATAAATCACGTAGCCAAGATATACTTGTTTGCTACGAAATAGTAGCTTGTCTTTTATCGAGAAAGTAAGCCTACTACTTCCTCTTGGAAGTAATAGTAGAAAGTCTGTACTCTTCCTACTATCCATGTTTTGCTTCAAAACACTCCTAACCTAATAGGAGAGCGTTTTCTCATGCTCACACATAAAAAATATACATATGCCCGATTTTATCCGATTACCATACCGGATTGTGAATCTTTCTCTAATTCGGGAAATTCAATTCAGTGACGATAGCGTGGTTATTCACTGGCAGGGAAACAGCGTAAGTGCTTTGACTGGTTTCGACGCTGTTGTGTTTCTAGATATTCTAGAGCAACGCTACACGCTTATGACTGATTCGGCAGCAAGACTTTGGAAAGAGGAGATAACATCTGAGGCTAGTCCAGGCTAAACCTCCTCTCAGGTGACTTTGTATCGTTAAAATCGCTCTGGCTTTAGCTTTTTGGGAGCAGACCATATACAAAAGCCGAACGCGGCAACTTGAGGCTACGTTGACGAACGAGGCGAGGTGAAGAATGATTCAAGACTTGCAACAGCCTTTGATATTAGACGAAAACAACAATCATCTTAATATTCAGCTAGATGAAAAGCCTGTAAAACCTCAAAGACTACCCTCTGACGAATTGCTTACTGACAAAGTAAACCGCAGGATAGAGGTGCTTCAAAGCCTTATCGAGCCATGCGATCGCAAAACCTACGGTATTAAAAAGCGGGAGGCTGCGCGAAAACTGGGTGTATCGCTGCGTCAGGTAGAACGCTTGCTTCAGAAGTGGCGAGAACATGGGTTAGTTGGACTAACTGCAACGCGATCAGATAAAGGAAAGTACCGCCTTGAGCAGGATTGGGTAGACTTTATCATCAATACTTATACCAACGGTAACAAGGGCAGCAAGCGGATGACTCGGCATCAAGTATTTATGCGGGTCAAAGGAAGAGCTAAGCAACTCGCGCTGAAAAAAGGTGAATACCCAAGTCACCAGTCGGTTTATCGAATTCTCGACCAACACATCGAGCAGAAAGACAGAAAACGGAAAGCAAGAAGCCCAGGCTACTCAGGAGAGCGGTTGACACACATGACTCGTGATGGGCGAGAGTTGGAGGTCGAGGGTAGCAATGACGTATGGCAGTGCGATCATACTCGCTTAGATATCAGGCTTGTTGACGAGTATGGCGTTCTGGATCGCCCTTGGCTAACGATAATCATCGATTCCTATTCCCGTTGCGTGATGGGATTTTATTTAGGATTCGATCACCCTAGCTCTCAAATTGATGCCTTAGCTTTGCGTCATGCAATCCTACCTAAGTCTTATGGTTCTGGATATCAACTTCGTCACGACTGGGGGACATATGGTAAACCCAATCACTTTTATACTGACGGCGGTAAGGACTTTACTTCAATTCACATTACAGAGCAAGTTGCCGTTCAAATAGGTTTCAATTGCTCTTTGAGAAGACGACCATCAGATGGTGGAATTGTCGAGCGTTTTTTTAGGACGCTTAACGACCAAGTATTGCGTGATTTACCAGGCTACACGGGGTCAAACGTGCAACAACGCCCAGCAACCGTGGATAAAGATGCTCGCCTGACTCTCAAGGGTTTAGAAACGATTTTAGTGCGTTACATAGTAGATGAATATAACCAGCACGTAGATGCCCGTTCTGGAAACCAGAGTCGGTTGCAGCGGTGGGAAGGCGGATTAATGGTAGATCCTTATCTATACGATGAATTGGACTTGGCAATTTGCTTGATGAAGCAAGAGCGCCGGACAGTCCAGAAATACGGACGAATAAGATTTGGAGATCGGGATTTTGCAGCAGAACATTTAAGAGGTCGAGCAGGAGAATTGGTTACAGTACGATTCGATCCTGATGACATCACTACTCTCTTCGTCTATCAACGCAATGCAGATGGTACGGAAGAATTACTCGATTATGCTCACGCTCTAGATTTAGAAACTGAACGGCTTTCTTTACGAGAACTGAAAGCGAGAAATAAGAAGCGTAGAGAAACAGGTGAGGAAATCAACAATTCGATTTTAGACGCGATGCTAGATCGTGACGAATTTGTGGAAAATTTAGTTAAAAGAAACCGTCAGCAGCGCAAGCAGGCAGCGCAGGAACAAGTAAATCCCACACAGTCTGTTGCTAAGAAATTTGCTATTTCCAAACCAGAAGAAATAGAGGCAAAGTCTATGTCAGAAGCAGAACTGGAAGTAGAGCTACCAAGATATCAAGTTCGCTTCATGGACGACTTGTTTGAAGATGATTAGCTAAAGGAAATGATCGACGCTAAGACCATTCTAAATTGAGTTGGAAAGTTACTGAAATGGAAGATTTAAGTCCAGAAATCCAGAAGAAAATTAAAGACTTAAGCCGCCCACCATACTTAGAATTAGAACGAGTCAAACACTGTCATGCATGGTTGACAGAGTTACTTATATCAAGGATGACTGGTCTATTGGTAGGAGAGTCTCGTTGCGGAAAAACTGTTACTTGTAAAGCTTTTACAAAGCAATACAACGAGTTGAAAAAAACACAGGGACAGCGGTTTAAGCCAGTAGTTCACATTCAAATTCCTAAAGCTTGTGGTTCTAGAGATTTCTTTATCAAAATCCTCAAAGCTCTAAAT from Scytonema millei VB511283 harbors:
- a CDS encoding helix-turn-helix transcriptional regulator, which produces MTRPPLPSLVVLRILKQITQKELADVLGVTEQTIHNWERGKAVPKLTIPQTKTLCKVLGATLDELPNDFSVPMAAPFTNWSGQQENPAKKNDMTKAPSLSFVVLRSLKQITQKELADVLGVTEDTISNWERGKVVPKLTIPQTKALCNLLEVNLEQLPDNFGKPERHSYQIDNGKSPPVANIDLE
- a CDS encoding Mu transposase C-terminal domain-containing protein translates to MIQDLQQPLILDENNNHLNIQLDEKPVKPQRLPSDELLTDKVNRRIEVLQSLIEPCDRKTYGIKKREAARKLGVSLRQVERLLQKWREHGLVGLTATRSDKGKYRLEQDWVDFIINTYTNGNKGSKRMTRHQVFMRVKGRAKQLALKKGEYPSHQSVYRILDQHIEQKDRKRKARSPGYSGERLTHMTRDGRELEVEGSNDVWQCDHTRLDIRLVDEYGVLDRPWLTIIIDSYSRCVMGFYLGFDHPSSQIDALALRHAILPKSYGSGYQLRHDWGTYGKPNHFYTDGGKDFTSIHITEQVAVQIGFNCSLRRRPSDGGIVERFFRTLNDQVLRDLPGYTGSNVQQRPATVDKDARLTLKGLETILVRYIVDEYNQHVDARSGNQSRLQRWEGGLMVDPYLYDELDLAICLMKQERRTVQKYGRIRFGDRDFAAEHLRGRAGELVTVRFDPDDITTLFVYQRNADGTEELLDYAHALDLETERLSLRELKARNKKRRETGEEINNSILDAMLDRDEFVENLVKRNRQQRKQAAQEQVNPTQSVAKKFAISKPEEIEAKSMSEAELEVELPRYQVRFMDDLFEDD